A single window of Coffea eugenioides isolate CCC68of chromosome 7, Ceug_1.0, whole genome shotgun sequence DNA harbors:
- the LOC113777200 gene encoding uncharacterized protein LOC113777200, whose translation MGNCLFGGGIGIGVGEVNEVLIKVVTGNGGIMEFCAPITVEFITDEFPGHGIFRSHDLFWKPLAHHEVLQAGEYYLLPLDDKDNDKKKGSVYNSIIGQVAQIGHIRSNSVPQSMPAVPYRMSFDSQGFLKRSHTEVFPRTNNDQLGGFWKVKLVISPQHLLEILAQEARTQELIESVRTVAKCRNGFSTSSIGFSDQWSLSSSRNASSKKDALFLAF comes from the coding sequence ATGGGGAATTGCTTGTTTGGAGGAGGTATAGGTATAGGTGTAGGAGAGGTGAATGAAGTGCTAATCAAAGTGGTAACTGGGAATGGTGGCATCATGGAGTTTTGTGCTCCCATCACAGTGGAATTCATCACCGATGAGTTCCCGGGACACGGCATTTTCAGAAGCCATGATCTCTTCTGGAAGCCGTTGGCTCACCACGAAGTCTTGCAAGCAGGTGAGTACTACCTCCTGCCGCTGGATGACAAGGACAACGACAAGAAGAAAGGTAGCGTGTACAACAGTATAATTGGGCAGGTTGCTCAGATAGGGCACATAAGGTCAAACAGCGTTCCCCAATCGATGCCTGCAGTGCCGTATAGGATGTCGTTTGATAGCCAAGGATTTCTGAAGAGGTCACATACCGAAGTATTTCCACGAACCAATAATGATCAGCTTGGTggtttttggaaagttaagcTGGTCATTAGCCCCCAACACTTGTTGGAGATTTTGGCACAAGAGGCTCGTACCCAAGAGTTGATCGAGAGTGTCAGAACTGTGGCTAAATGCAGGAATGGCTTCTCTACCTCTTCCATTGGTTTTTCGGATCAGTGGAGTCTTTCCAGCAGCAGAAATGCCTCCTCAAAGAAAGATGCCTTATTTTTAGCATTCTAA